In one window of Arachis ipaensis cultivar K30076 chromosome B06, Araip1.1, whole genome shotgun sequence DNA:
- the LOC110263725 gene encoding uncharacterized protein LOC110263725: MSIDKSWIRKPRTTHEYKDGLNKFLNFAFEQRFLEGRKIKCPCPVCDFGKWQTREKVFEHLIVKPFPKNYKVWYWHGKEAVGLRSQAHQIGHIVQDDSTSQHPMVTMLNDMFGVAGLDLNEDGDGDEDNIEDGDGDNAKNEEHNEKNVEFYKLLEDGNEQLYEGISNKAMTEILKLIKDAFGNAKISNTFYEDEDLQECKRCKTSKWSEAKKKKPAKILQYFSLKLRLQRLFMCSKTTQSMRWHALAEKKDSKMRHPWNSEPWKTFDLLHDRFTEDPRNVRLGLAVDGFNPFGAMRTNYSVWPVVLIPYNRPPWECMKPTSLILSMIIPGEKMPENNIDVYLQPLIKELKELWYDGIQTLDRFKNEMFTLRAALMWTISDFTGLGNLSGWNVHSKYACPTCNFNTDSYRLKHGSEILEQLEGINVSFRKELQASKDKRTRQKFVEEDDESGMWRKKSIFFYLSYWESNLLRHNLDVMHIEKNICDNVLYTLLNETGRSKDNLKAHKDLKEMGIKKDLWPDENGRYHPSLFTMSNSMKDILLHTIKNIRVPNDLSSNIFRCVDLKQRKLSGLKSHDCHVLMQQLLPIAIRNVLPDNAVLIELSSFFQ; this comes from the exons ATGTCAATCGATAAGTCATGGATTAGAAAACCACGAACCACGCATGAGTATAAAGATGGTCTAAACAAGTTTTTGAATTTTGCTTTTGAGCAACGATTTCTCGAGGGTCGTAAGATTAAATGCCCTTGTCCGGTGTGTGATTTTGGCAAGTGGCAAACAAGAGAGAAAGTTTTTGAACATTTAATAGTCAAACCATTTCCAAAAAACTACAAAGTTTGGTATTGGCATGGTAAAGAAGCAGTTGGACTTAGGTCACAAGCTCATCAAATTGGTCATATTGTACAAGATGATTCGACATCTCAACATCCAATGGTAACAATGCTCAATGACATGTTTGGAGTTGCTGGACTTGACTTGAATGAAGATGGAGATGGAGATGAAGACAACATAGAAGATGGAGATGGAGACAATGCAAAAAATGAAGAGCACAATGAAAAAAATGTAGAATTTTACAAGTTGTTGGAAGATGGTAATGAACAATTGTATGAAGG AATAAGCAACAAAGCCATGACTGAAATCCTCAAGTTAATAAAAGATGCTTTTGGAAATGCCAAGATTTCAAATACATTCTATGAG GATGAAGATTTGCAAGAATGCAAAAGATGCAAGACATCTAAATGGAGCGAAGCTAAAAAAAAGAAACCGGCAAAGATCTTGCAATACTTTTCACTAAAACTGAGACTTCAACGATTATTCATGTGTTCTAAGACTACTCAATCAATGCGATGGCATGCTTTGGCAGAAAAGAAAGATTCGAAGATGAGGCATCCGTGGaattctgaaccttggaagacaTTCGATTTACTTCATGATAGGTTTACCGAAGATCCTCGAAATGTACGTCTTGGTCTTGCAGTTGATGGATTCAACCCCTTTGGAGCTATGCGTACAAACTATAGCGTTTGGCCAGTGGTGCTTATTCCATACAATCGACCTCCATGGGAGTGCATGAAGCCAACATCACTTATCTTGTCAATGATTATTCCCGGAGAGAAAATGCCGGAGAACAACATAGACGTATACTTACAACCTCTTATCAAAGAGTTAAAAGAGTTGTGGTATGATGGTATTCAAACATTAGATAGGTTCAAGAATGAAATGTTTACATTGCGGGCAGCATTAATGTGGACAATTAGTGATTTTACAGGCCTTGGTAACTTATCTGGGTGGAACGTACACAGTAAATATGCTTGTCCCACATGTAACTTCAACACTGattcatatagattaaagcatg GGTCAGAAATATTGGAACAACTTGAAGGCATCAATGTTTCATTTAGGAAGGAACTACAGGCAAGTAAAGATAAGAGGACTCGGCAAAAATTtgttgaagaagatgatgaatcggGAATGTGGAGGAAGAAAagcatatttttttatctttcttattGGGAGTCTAACTTATTGCGCCACAATCTAGATGTTATGCACATTGAAAAGAATATTTGCGACAATGTGTTATACACTTTGCTCAATGAGACTGGAAGGTCAAAGGATAATCTCAAAGCTCATAAGGATCTTAAAGAAATGGGTATAAAGAAAGATTTATGGCCAGATGAAAATGGGAGATATCATCCATCTTTGTTCACAATGTCAAATTCCATGAAAGATATATTATTGCATACTATAAAGAATATTAGAGTACCAAATGATCTCTCGAGTAATATTTTTCGGTGTGTTGACTTGAAGCAAAGAAAGCTCTCTGGATTGAAGAGCCATGATTGCCACGTCCTTATGCAGCAACTATTACCCATTGCCATACGTAATGTGCTACCAGATAATGCAGTGCTAATAGAGTTGTCTTCATTCTTTCAATAG